In Lytechinus variegatus isolate NC3 chromosome 12, Lvar_3.0, whole genome shotgun sequence, a single window of DNA contains:
- the LOC121425095 gene encoding fibronectin type 3 and ankyrin repeat domains protein 1-like, whose amino-acid sequence MSAPKKPDPPVVGKVTHHSIELYWDAAAKQDTVSKGDGRLRYIIQESDQTQGWGNVYTGYGTNHVFDGLDPSSQYRYRLKVMNNNGNSEFSPAVTVTTTKEPQTGEQLHKAIILTQDLQKAREILESGDVWIDVPDKFGYTPLMAASQKGVVEMVDLLIEHGADINMQNGSGKDALMLSCFAGHLDVVRRLLAHGASWEKKDLGGSTALHWAVDGGHKEIVQWAIMDGSKIDEKDSSSEWTPLMRCAAMGGNHEIGEILLLAGANVNMKDKDHKTPLMIAALNGHQKLVKVMVEQGADPLVKTEHGMSAYEMAKSFDRKRVMKYFEEVLQNTKSKKSQEY is encoded by the exons CACCAAAGAAACCAGATCCTCCCGTGGTGGGTAAAGTAACTCATCACAGTATTGAATTATACTGGGATGCAGCGGCCAAGCAGGACACGGTCTCTAAAGGAGATGGAAGACTCCGCTACATCATCCAAGAATCAGACCAGACACAGGGATGGGGAAATGTTTACAC tGGATATGGAACGAATCACGTATTTGATGGCTTAGATCCCTCTTCACAATACAGATATCGCTTGAAAGTGATGAATAATAATGGAAACAGTGAATTCAGTCCAGCTGTTACTGTTACAACTACAA AGGAACCACAAACCGGTGAGCAACTCCACAAGGCAATCATTCTTACGCAAGATCTACAGAAGGCCAGGGAGATCTTAGAGTCAGGTGACGTGTGGATCGATGTCCCAGACAAGTTTGGTTATACCCCCCTCATGGCTGCATCTCAGAAAGGAGTAGTAGA AATGGTGGACTTATTAATAGAGCATGGAGCAGACATCAACATGCAAAATGGTAGTGGAAAGGACGCCCTCATGCTGTCGTGCTTTGCCGGTCATCTAGACGTCGTCCGACGGCTACTCGCTCATGGTGCATCATGGGAAAAGAAAGATCTAGGAGGATCTACAGCTCTCCATTGGGCGGTGGATGGAGGTCATAAAGAGATTGTGCAATGGGCTATTATGGATGGTAGTAAG ATTGATGAGAAAGATTCTAGCTCAGAGTGGACTCCGTTGATGCGGTGTGCTGCTATGGGGGGCAATCATGAGATTGGAGAAATACTATTGCTTGCCGGAGCTAACGTCAATATGAAAGACAAGGATCACAAAACACCACTAATG ATTGCTGCCCTAAATGGTCATCAGAAGTTGGTAAAAGTGATGGTTGAGCAGGGAGCCGACCCGTTGGTGAAGACTGAACATGGCATGTCAGCGTATGAGATGGCTAAATCATTTGATAGAAAG agagtgatgaaatattttgaggaAGTTCTACAGAACACCAAATCAAAGAAAAGTCAAGAATACTGA